The following proteins are encoded in a genomic region of Spirosoma sp. SC4-14:
- a CDS encoding Crp/Fnr family transcriptional regulator, with protein MFDTLDAHITRSIQLTDSELAYFHSLLRPVSLKTKSFLLQAGEICTIESFVTKGCLRKYCLDEAGHEVILQFAIEDWWIADLQSFTTQTPSKLFIQALEDCSLLTIPYEAKEELFRKIPAMERVFRLMVQRSQAALQDRFVSILTQPAEERYLAFLKKYPQFPLRIPQHYIASYLGMTPEFLSKVRRRLAEKNK; from the coding sequence ATGTTCGATACGCTGGATGCCCATATCACCCGATCCATACAACTTACTGATTCGGAACTGGCCTATTTTCATTCATTACTACGCCCAGTGTCGCTGAAAACCAAAAGTTTTTTGCTACAGGCAGGCGAAATCTGTACAATTGAGTCCTTTGTAACAAAAGGCTGTCTTCGCAAATACTGCCTCGATGAAGCTGGTCACGAGGTGATTCTCCAGTTTGCAATCGAAGACTGGTGGATAGCTGATCTGCAATCCTTTACGACACAAACGCCGTCAAAGCTGTTTATTCAGGCGCTCGAAGATTGTTCCCTGCTTACTATTCCCTACGAAGCAAAAGAAGAACTCTTCCGAAAAATACCGGCCATGGAACGGGTGTTTCGACTAATGGTACAGCGCAGCCAGGCCGCCCTACAGGACCGGTTTGTGAGTATTCTGACTCAGCCTGCCGAAGAGCGCTATCTGGCTTTTCTGAAAAAATACCCACAATTTCCGCTACGAATCCCGCAGCATTACATTGCGTCTTACCTCGGCATGACACCCGAATTCCTTAGCAAAGTTCGTCGACGGTTGGCCGAAAAAAATAAATAA
- a CDS encoding four helix bundle protein: MATIQRFEELTVWQDARMLSGQVYELTQTGAFSKEFELKNQINGSSGSVMDNIAEGFGRGSRAEFKQFLGFSLGSVSEVKPQLYRAYDRKHINEHFCNALYEDADKITKKLISLMIYWGESSYKGVKFMSEDEIEYQTINQRR, from the coding sequence ATGGCGACTATTCAACGGTTTGAAGAGTTGACAGTGTGGCAGGATGCAAGAATGCTATCGGGCCAGGTTTATGAACTTACGCAAACTGGGGCTTTTTCAAAAGAATTTGAACTTAAAAACCAGATAAATGGCTCCAGCGGATCGGTAATGGATAATATCGCCGAAGGATTCGGGCGCGGGAGCCGTGCAGAGTTTAAACAGTTTTTAGGCTTTTCTTTAGGCTCAGTTTCTGAAGTTAAGCCTCAACTTTACCGCGCTTACGATAGAAAGCATATAAATGAGCATTTTTGTAATGCCCTTTATGAAGACGCTGATAAAATAACCAAGAAGCTGATTAGTCTAATGATATATTGGGGAGAATCTTCCTATAAAGGTGTAAAGTTTATGAGCGAGGATGAAATTGAGTACCAAACCATAAACCAGAGACGATAA
- a CDS encoding 5'(3')-deoxyribonucleotidase, with amino-acid sequence MKQRIAIDMDDVMADTHAKFVKLYLEGEMPRYTLEELKEKSFHELFDEHEYKAISERVYEVGFFRDIPVMEGAQDVIADLMEKYDVFVASAAQEFPNSLREKWDWLQEHFPAISWHHYIFLGDKSVLNTDFLIDDLPRNLRTFKGEGLLFDALHNRDDKQFRRMRSWHDIAKTLL; translated from the coding sequence ATGAAACAACGCATTGCTATTGACATGGACGATGTCATGGCCGACACTCACGCTAAATTTGTAAAACTTTATCTCGAAGGCGAAATGCCTCGCTACACGCTCGAAGAGCTTAAGGAGAAATCCTTTCATGAGTTATTCGACGAACACGAATACAAAGCCATTTCGGAGCGCGTCTACGAAGTTGGCTTCTTCCGCGATATTCCGGTGATGGAAGGAGCTCAGGATGTAATTGCGGACCTGATGGAAAAATATGACGTTTTTGTTGCGTCGGCAGCCCAGGAATTCCCAAACTCATTACGCGAAAAATGGGACTGGCTACAGGAGCATTTTCCGGCTATTTCGTGGCATCATTACATTTTTCTGGGCGACAAAAGTGTGCTGAATACGGATTTCCTGATCGACGACCTACCCCGAAATCTCCGCACTTTTAAAGGCGAAGGGCTGCTGTTCGATGCTCTCCACAACCGCGACGACAAGCAATTTCGGCGCATGAGATCGTGGCACGACATAGCGAAGACACTACTGTAA
- a CDS encoding response regulator receiver protein, with product MKAHILYIGLNSEINPVMLRLLNSHNEWDGVVADSCPEAIRLFQEQRFDLVLLGNGLSEAEEAQLRKQFCSQQPAIIVVEHYGGGSGLLAGEIRQALASLNQNND from the coding sequence ATGAAAGCGCACATTCTTTATATCGGTCTTAATTCGGAAATTAATCCGGTTATGCTACGGCTACTTAATAGCCATAACGAATGGGATGGAGTTGTTGCAGACTCCTGCCCCGAAGCCATTCGTCTCTTCCAGGAGCAGCGTTTCGATCTGGTGTTGCTGGGCAATGGACTGAGTGAAGCCGAAGAAGCCCAACTCCGGAAACAGTTCTGTAGCCAACAACCCGCCATCATCGTTGTGGAGCACTATGGTGGTGGAAGTGGCTTGCTGGCTGGCGAAATTCGCCAGGCATTGGCTTCGCTGAACCAAAATAACGACTGA
- a CDS encoding gluconate 2-dehydrogenase subunit 3 family protein — translation MKRRDSLKAFSLAGFGLAVSPVEAAVPAPPDVKPPIKVPGGRQKFEAERDAKLNAEKFFTPHELQTVTVLSDIIIPADERSGSASQAGVPAFIEFMMKDQPNNQTPMRGGIRWLDNTCMKRYGKPFVQCTKAQQIDMVEQIAYPKQVKPDMTQGASFFSMMRNLTATGFYTSQMGIKDIGYVGNVPNQWDGVPDEVLKQYNLAYEERELTQGK, via the coding sequence ATGAAACGCAGAGATTCCTTAAAAGCTTTTTCCCTGGCTGGGTTCGGGCTGGCCGTATCGCCAGTTGAAGCTGCCGTTCCGGCTCCACCCGATGTCAAACCGCCTATTAAAGTGCCGGGTGGTCGGCAGAAATTTGAAGCTGAGCGCGATGCAAAGCTCAATGCGGAAAAGTTCTTTACTCCACATGAACTCCAGACGGTAACGGTGCTGAGCGATATCATCATTCCGGCCGATGAGCGGTCTGGAAGTGCATCGCAGGCGGGCGTTCCAGCTTTCATCGAGTTTATGATGAAAGATCAGCCCAATAACCAGACACCTATGCGGGGTGGTATCCGCTGGCTCGACAATACCTGTATGAAGCGTTATGGTAAGCCATTCGTACAATGCACCAAGGCGCAACAGATCGATATGGTGGAGCAAATTGCCTATCCAAAGCAGGTAAAGCCCGATATGACTCAGGGCGCATCGTTTTTTTCGATGATGCGAAACCTGACCGCAACGGGTTTTTATACCAGTCAGATGGGGATCAAAGACATCGGCTATGTAGGTAATGTCCCGAATCAGTGGGATGGTGTGCCCGATGAGGTGTTGAAACAGTATAACCTCGCTTATGAAGAGCGTGAGCTAACGCAGGGGAAATAA
- a CDS encoding VWA domain-containing protein, which yields MFLDFFLLLRKHALPVTLSEYLTLLEALRSDVGSTGVEDFYFLSKTALIKHEQHLDLFDRLFDEYITGTQSTPVESLPVVPPEWLNGALENQLSDTEKMALETAGGLDALWQTFRELLDEQNERHMGGGHWIGRDGTSPFGTNGMNQEGFKIESGNKSVPGGNRRAAKVWEQRAYKNLDDTIELNTRNLKMALRRLRILTREGIEEELDINRTINQTSRNAGVLDIQMQPSRKNRVKVLMLFDVGGSMDDHIELCSHLFSAARHQFKHLDFFYFHNCVYETLWKDNHGDGLNRRRERIPTWDVLHKYNKDYKVIFVGDAAMAPYEITTPKGSVEHYNEEAGIVWLDRFKAQYPNLVWLNPNVSAYWHYTQSTTIIREWSGNRMFPLTLNGLEQAMKSLKNPKIVFSI from the coding sequence GTGTTTCTCGACTTCTTTCTTCTGCTGCGAAAACATGCACTTCCGGTAACGTTATCGGAGTATCTGACTTTACTGGAAGCATTGCGGAGCGATGTAGGTAGTACAGGCGTCGAGGATTTTTATTTCCTCAGCAAAACGGCGCTCATCAAACATGAACAACATCTGGATCTGTTTGATCGCTTGTTTGATGAATACATAACCGGAACGCAGTCAACACCAGTAGAATCGCTGCCGGTTGTGCCACCAGAATGGTTGAATGGTGCACTGGAAAACCAGCTAAGCGATACCGAAAAAATGGCTCTGGAAACTGCCGGTGGGTTGGATGCGCTTTGGCAGACTTTTCGTGAACTGCTCGATGAACAGAACGAGCGCCATATGGGCGGTGGCCACTGGATTGGTAGGGATGGAACGTCGCCGTTCGGTACAAATGGAATGAATCAGGAAGGATTTAAGATAGAGTCGGGTAATAAATCCGTACCGGGAGGTAATCGACGGGCTGCAAAGGTCTGGGAACAGCGGGCCTATAAAAACCTGGACGATACCATTGAGCTTAATACCCGTAACCTGAAAATGGCCCTGCGCCGACTGCGTATACTTACCCGCGAGGGTATTGAAGAGGAACTGGATATTAATAGGACAATTAACCAGACGAGTCGAAATGCCGGGGTGCTGGATATTCAGATGCAGCCTTCTCGCAAAAACCGGGTGAAAGTGCTGATGTTGTTCGATGTGGGCGGTTCAATGGACGATCATATCGAATTGTGTTCGCACTTGTTTTCGGCAGCTCGCCATCAGTTTAAACATCTGGATTTTTTCTATTTTCATAACTGCGTCTACGAAACACTTTGGAAAGACAATCATGGCGATGGGCTGAATCGTCGGCGCGAACGCATCCCAACCTGGGACGTGTTGCATAAGTACAACAAAGACTATAAAGTGATTTTTGTGGGCGATGCTGCCATGGCGCCTTATGAGATAACAACACCGAAAGGAAGTGTAGAGCACTATAACGAAGAAGCGGGCATTGTCTGGCTCGATCGGTTTAAGGCGCAATACCCGAACCTGGTTTGGCTTAATCCCAATGTATCGGCCTACTGGCACTATACTCAAAGTACAACAATTATTCGCGAGTGGTCGGGTAATCGGATGTTTCCCTTAACGCTAAATGGGTTAGAACAGGCTATGAAGAGTCTGAAAAATCCCAAAATAGTGTTTTCCATATAG
- a CDS encoding pirin family protein gives MKNTVLHKADTRGLANHGWLKSQQTFSFANYYDPQRMHFGVLRVLNDDVVAPGRGFGTHPHDNMEIISIPLEGDLQHKDSMGNVATIRNGDIQVMSAGTGIQHSEYNASKDQPVKFLQIWVFPNKRNVEPRYDQISLNPNDRHNKLQQILSPNPTDTGVWIHQNAWFHLGRFDKDHSADYAVKAKGNGLYVFTLNGTIAVNGQTLNTRDGFGIWDTDKVSIRADSDAEFLLMDVPMAV, from the coding sequence ATGAAAAATACAGTTCTGCATAAAGCCGACACTCGTGGTTTGGCTAATCATGGCTGGCTAAAAAGCCAGCAAACTTTTTCATTTGCTAATTACTACGATCCACAACGTATGCATTTTGGCGTTCTGCGCGTGTTAAACGACGATGTTGTGGCACCGGGAAGGGGATTTGGTACGCACCCACACGACAATATGGAAATCATCAGCATTCCGCTGGAAGGCGATTTGCAGCATAAAGACAGCATGGGCAATGTGGCTACCATTCGCAACGGCGACATTCAGGTAATGAGCGCCGGTACGGGTATTCAGCACAGCGAATATAACGCCAGCAAAGACCAGCCGGTCAAATTCCTCCAGATATGGGTTTTTCCCAACAAGCGGAATGTTGAGCCTCGCTACGACCAGATTTCGCTAAACCCCAACGATCGGCATAATAAGTTGCAACAGATTTTGTCGCCCAACCCAACCGATACGGGTGTCTGGATTCATCAGAATGCGTGGTTTCATCTTGGCAGGTTCGACAAAGATCATTCGGCCGATTATGCCGTAAAAGCCAAAGGCAATGGTTTATATGTGTTTACTCTGAACGGCACGATTGCCGTAAATGGGCAAACGCTGAACACCCGCGATGGTTTCGGCATCTGGGATACCGACAAGGTTTCGATTCGTGCCGATAGTGATGCAGAGTTTCTGCTAATGGATGTGCCGATGGCTGTCTGA
- a CDS encoding alpha/beta hydrolase-fold protein — protein MKRIFLTCLLAAAGWLAVMPVLAQQAPLSETVAYGPDSQRQPGVPKGEILKYTWTSKVFPNTIREYYVYVPAQYTSQSPAALMVFQDGHTYVKEDGDFRVPIVFDNLIHQKAMPVTIGLFINPGHHGNELPKDPWRADNRSFEYDTLTSQYTRLLLEELIPELAKTYRLADSPAMRAIGGISSGGICAFTAAWQRPDLFHKVLSHVGSFTNIKGGYVYPSLIRKSAKRNIKVFLQDGSGDLDNQHGNWWLSNLQMDAALKFSQYDYKFVGGTGGHNGKQGGAILPQSLRWLWADVVSK, from the coding sequence ATGAAACGTATATTCCTCACCTGCCTGCTTGCCGCTGCTGGCTGGCTGGCCGTAATGCCTGTGCTGGCCCAGCAGGCACCGCTTTCCGAAACGGTGGCCTATGGCCCCGATTCGCAACGACAACCTGGTGTTCCTAAAGGAGAAATCCTGAAATATACCTGGACGAGCAAGGTGTTTCCCAACACGATCCGGGAGTATTATGTTTATGTGCCAGCACAGTATACGTCTCAATCGCCAGCGGCTTTGATGGTTTTTCAGGATGGCCATACGTATGTGAAAGAAGATGGTGATTTTCGGGTTCCAATTGTTTTCGATAATCTCATCCACCAGAAAGCAATGCCCGTTACGATTGGGTTGTTTATCAATCCAGGACATCATGGCAACGAATTGCCTAAAGATCCGTGGCGGGCCGATAATCGAAGTTTTGAATACGATACCCTCACCAGCCAATATACCCGTCTGCTGCTGGAAGAGTTGATTCCCGAACTGGCAAAAACATATCGGCTGGCCGATTCGCCAGCCATGCGGGCCATTGGCGGCATTTCGTCGGGCGGTATTTGTGCATTTACGGCAGCCTGGCAGCGTCCCGACCTATTTCATAAAGTACTAAGTCATGTAGGAAGCTTCACAAATATCAAAGGTGGGTATGTATATCCGTCATTGATTCGCAAATCGGCAAAGCGTAACATAAAAGTTTTTCTACAGGACGGAAGCGGTGATCTCGACAATCAGCATGGAAACTGGTGGCTGAGTAATTTGCAGATGGATGCTGCGCTGAAATTTAGCCAGTACGATTACAAATTTGTTGGTGGAACGGGCGGTCACAACGGAAAACAGGGCGGGGCTATTCTGCCCCAATCTTTACGATGGTTGTGGGCCGATGTTGTCAGTAAATAA
- a CDS encoding MoxR family ATPase, with protein MKTSFSGTDTYVATRELSTAVNAAIHLQRPLLIKGEPGTGKTLLAFEIAQALGKPLYTWHIKSTTSAQQGLYEYDAVSRLRDSQLGSDRIGTLEAYIKKGKLWEAFESDEQAVLLIDEIDKADIEFPNDLLQELDRMEFFCYELGRTISARHRPIVIITSNNEKELPDAFLRRCFFHFIRFPDRETMQQIVAVHFPNLSQELMAKAMSVFYSVRDVKALKKKPSTSELIDWIRLLLVAGVTDEDLNDLDVLNEVPPYLGSLLKNEQDTDLISALRKKGGRPY; from the coding sequence ATGAAAACTTCCTTTTCAGGTACCGACACCTATGTGGCAACCCGCGAACTAAGTACAGCGGTTAATGCTGCTATTCATCTTCAAAGGCCGCTTCTGATTAAAGGCGAGCCGGGTACCGGCAAAACGTTGCTGGCCTTCGAAATTGCTCAGGCACTCGGCAAACCGCTGTATACCTGGCACATAAAATCAACCACATCGGCGCAGCAGGGATTGTATGAATACGATGCTGTATCGCGTTTGCGCGATTCGCAGCTAGGCAGCGACCGAATCGGAACTCTTGAGGCTTACATTAAAAAGGGTAAACTCTGGGAAGCATTCGAATCTGACGAACAGGCGGTTCTACTGATCGATGAGATCGACAAAGCCGATATAGAATTTCCGAACGACCTGTTGCAGGAACTGGATCGGATGGAGTTCTTCTGCTATGAACTTGGTCGTACAATTTCGGCCCGGCACCGCCCTATCGTTATTATCACCTCCAACAACGAAAAAGAATTGCCGGATGCTTTTCTGCGTCGGTGCTTTTTTCATTTTATCCGATTTCCGGATCGGGAAACGATGCAGCAGATTGTAGCGGTTCATTTCCCGAATCTGTCGCAGGAACTGATGGCAAAAGCCATGTCGGTATTTTATAGCGTGCGCGATGTTAAAGCCTTGAAAAAGAAACCCTCAACAAGTGAGTTAATCGACTGGATTCGACTGCTTCTGGTGGCTGGGGTCACGGACGAAGATCTGAATGATCTGGATGTACTGAATGAAGTACCGCCCTATCTGGGATCATTGCTCAAAAATGAACAGGATACCGACCTGATAAGCGCATTACGTAAAAAAGGCGGAAGGCCGTATTGA
- a CDS encoding acyl-CoA desaturase yields the protein MIVLAAFIGHWYLSLFCQTFFLHRYSAHKMFSMSKFWERFFYFLTYLSQGSSYLSPRAYAVLHRMHHAFSDTPKDPHSPHHTKNIFTMMWQTKNIYNAVLHRNQPIERQFDRNYPEWNFIEKLGDSWVSRIGWGVLYSLFYIFAYIYLDMHWAFFFLLPVHFVMGPVHGAIINWSGHKYGYSNFDNHDQSKNSLILDVVMMGELFQNNHHKRPNAANFGAKWFEFDPTYPVITVLHKLHIVRLRPSAEARKAQQEVGHDRLVEEETES from the coding sequence GTGATTGTACTGGCCGCATTTATAGGACACTGGTATCTGTCTCTATTTTGCCAAACATTCTTTTTACACCGCTATTCTGCCCACAAAATGTTCTCGATGAGCAAATTTTGGGAGCGGTTCTTTTATTTCTTGACCTATCTGTCGCAAGGATCGTCGTACTTAAGCCCACGTGCTTATGCCGTATTGCACCGGATGCACCACGCATTTAGTGATACACCTAAAGACCCCCACTCGCCCCATCATACCAAGAATATTTTCACCATGATGTGGCAGACAAAAAATATTTATAATGCCGTTCTGCACCGTAATCAGCCCATTGAGCGCCAGTTTGACCGTAACTATCCAGAGTGGAATTTTATTGAGAAACTAGGCGATTCGTGGGTGTCGCGGATTGGCTGGGGCGTTCTCTATAGCTTGTTCTATATCTTCGCCTATATCTATCTGGATATGCACTGGGCGTTTTTCTTCCTGTTGCCTGTTCATTTCGTTATGGGGCCTGTGCACGGAGCAATCATCAACTGGAGTGGCCATAAGTATGGTTACTCAAACTTCGACAACCACGATCAATCGAAAAATTCGCTGATTCTGGATGTTGTGATGATGGGCGAACTGTTTCAGAACAACCACCACAAACGGCCTAATGCAGCTAATTTCGGCGCAAAATGGTTTGAGTTCGATCCAACCTATCCAGTCATTACTGTTCTTCATAAATTGCACATTGTTCGATTGCGACCGTCGGCCGAAGCCCGCAAAGCACAACAGGAAGTGGGCCATGACCGCCTGGTTGAAGAAGAAACCGAGAGTTAA
- a CDS encoding DUF4159 domain-containing protein produces the protein MKRCLLTVMLIGLTSVLGVQAQYAYKIAKLKYNGGGDWYANKTSLPNLIKFANANLRMNIFPEEDIVEPGSPDIFGYPFVHMTGHGNVSFSDADAQNMRRYLISGGFLHIDDNYGLDKFIRREMKKVFPELSFVELPFNHPVYQQKFKFPNGLPKVHEHDGKAPQGFGLIYQGRLVCFYSYECDLGNGWEDQSVYNDPEPTRQQALRMGANLLQYATTTN, from the coding sequence ATGAAGAGGTGTCTGTTAACCGTAATGCTCATTGGGCTTACATCGGTATTGGGCGTTCAGGCTCAGTATGCCTATAAAATTGCGAAGTTGAAATATAACGGTGGGGGCGACTGGTATGCTAATAAAACCTCGCTGCCGAATCTGATAAAATTTGCCAATGCCAATCTGCGGATGAATATTTTTCCGGAAGAAGATATTGTTGAGCCTGGGAGCCCCGATATTTTCGGTTATCCATTTGTGCACATGACTGGCCACGGAAATGTCAGTTTCAGTGACGCCGATGCCCAGAATATGCGTCGGTATCTGATTTCGGGAGGCTTTCTGCACATTGATGATAACTATGGCCTCGACAAGTTCATTCGGCGGGAAATGAAAAAGGTTTTTCCGGAACTGTCGTTTGTTGAGTTGCCATTTAATCATCCGGTATATCAGCAAAAATTCAAATTTCCGAACGGGCTACCCAAGGTGCACGAACACGATGGTAAGGCTCCGCAGGGCTTTGGACTAATTTATCAGGGAAGACTGGTTTGTTTTTATAGTTACGAATGTGATCTGGGCAATGGCTGGGAAGATCAGAGCGTATATAACGACCCCGAGCCTACCCGCCAGCAGGCGCTTCGAATGGGGGCAAATTTGCTGCAATACGCCACTACAACCAATTAG
- a CDS encoding SDR family NAD(P)-dependent oxidoreductase: MKTVLVTGASGNLGTSLVEELQKAGYRILATLGSEKDRHAFDYLPNVSSEVVDVLNPEQVNSFLERVKGQPIHAAALLVGGFTAGSIEDTDLATLDKMYRLNFVSAFNLVKPLLAQFEAQGGGQFILVGARPALVAEAGKNLFAYSISKSLIFELADLVNAHGKGKHISATVIVPSTIDTPINRQAMPDADHTKWISPEDISKTITFILSDTGKTISEPVLKLYNQS, from the coding sequence ATGAAAACTGTACTTGTCACGGGAGCATCCGGCAATCTGGGCACCAGCCTTGTCGAAGAATTACAAAAAGCAGGTTATCGTATCCTGGCAACGCTGGGTTCTGAAAAAGATCGACATGCTTTCGATTATTTGCCCAACGTCAGTAGCGAGGTCGTTGATGTTCTGAATCCAGAGCAGGTCAATAGCTTCTTAGAACGCGTTAAAGGCCAGCCTATTCACGCGGCTGCGCTGTTGGTTGGAGGTTTCACGGCAGGCAGCATTGAGGATACCGACCTGGCTACTCTTGACAAAATGTACCGGCTCAACTTTGTGTCAGCATTCAATCTTGTTAAACCATTGCTGGCACAGTTTGAAGCGCAGGGAGGAGGACAATTTATTCTGGTTGGCGCCCGTCCGGCTTTAGTAGCTGAAGCCGGGAAGAATCTGTTTGCTTATTCGATCAGTAAATCACTGATTTTTGAGCTGGCTGATCTGGTAAATGCCCACGGAAAAGGCAAACACATTTCGGCAACGGTAATTGTACCCAGCACCATCGACACACCTATCAACCGGCAGGCCATGCCCGATGCCGACCATACGAAGTGGATAAGTCCGGAAGACATCAGCAAAACAATTACATTCATTCTGTCTGACACGGGTAAAACAATCAGCGAGCCTGTGCTGAAATTATATAACCAGTCGTAG
- a CDS encoding 16S rRNA (uracil(1498)-N(3))-methyltransferase, with protein sequence MHLFYQPDPVAYLTEDDSRHAIKTLRLGVGSIIAVTDGHGNQHSVVITQADSRRCTFRIVDTQTTPSRSFSIRICVAPTKNLDRIEWFIEKAVEVGIERISFFFGQHSERRVLKLERLEKIAIAAMKQSLQSYLPRLDEAVPFAELLKTVDEEQRFIAHLPENESVANLAKVARPASPYTVLIGPEGDFSEKEIKQAVEAGFLMVTLGDNRLRTETAALTACQLLNFVNL encoded by the coding sequence ATGCATTTATTCTATCAACCAGACCCTGTTGCTTACCTTACCGAAGACGATTCCCGGCATGCTATAAAAACCCTTCGCCTGGGCGTTGGGAGTATAATTGCAGTAACTGACGGACACGGAAACCAGCATTCAGTCGTTATTACTCAGGCCGATAGTCGACGTTGCACCTTTCGAATCGTAGATACCCAAACGACACCATCCCGGTCTTTTTCGATCCGTATTTGTGTAGCGCCAACGAAAAATCTGGACCGGATCGAATGGTTTATCGAAAAAGCCGTTGAGGTTGGAATTGAGCGGATCAGCTTCTTTTTCGGTCAGCATTCAGAACGGCGTGTGCTGAAACTGGAGCGACTCGAAAAAATAGCAATAGCCGCTATGAAGCAATCGTTGCAGTCATATTTGCCCCGGCTCGATGAGGCTGTGCCGTTTGCTGAACTATTGAAAACCGTTGATGAGGAACAGCGGTTTATTGCGCATTTGCCTGAGAATGAATCCGTCGCTAATTTGGCAAAAGTTGCTCGTCCAGCAAGCCCGTACACCGTGTTGATTGGGCCGGAAGGCGATTTTTCGGAGAAAGAAATTAAACAGGCTGTTGAGGCTGGTTTTCTGATGGTAACGCTTGGCGACAACCGCCTGCGAACCGAAACCGCGGCCTTAACGGCCTGCCAGTTATTAAATTTTGTGAACCTATGA
- a CDS encoding dihydrolipoamide acetyltransferase family protein yields the protein MALIDMVMPKMGESIMECTVITWLKKPGERIEVDESVLEVATDKVDTEVPAPQSGILKELLVNDGDVVAVGAPIARIETEESVEVAASPSPNVSDADQTPKGIGDVANVSAEEQPTEVTESARELEASIASMSSRPALQEKAIAASETIQASHQPVFHHRFYSPLVLNIAKEEGISREELDRLPGSGAENRVTKKDILAYLAERTNGTKGIEQGAESIAVSPNPTHISPTPHEPSPEHQPPRSLNGQADIIQMDRMRKMIAQRMVESKQISPHVSSFVEADMTPVVEWRTRIKDQFKQQTGENLTYTPILIEAVVKAIKDFPMINISVEGDTILVKRAVNIGMAVALPNGNLIVPVIHNADQYNLVGLTKKVNDLTKRARENKLTADDLAGGTYTISNIGTFGNLMGTPIIVQPQVAIMAFGAIVKKPAVIETPQGDFIGIRQLMFLSHSYDHRVVDGSLGGQFVRRVADYLEQYKPGF from the coding sequence ATGGCTCTCATCGATATGGTTATGCCCAAAATGGGCGAAAGCATAATGGAGTGTACGGTGATTACCTGGCTGAAAAAGCCCGGTGAGCGCATTGAGGTCGACGAATCAGTTCTGGAAGTAGCTACCGACAAAGTAGATACCGAAGTACCGGCTCCTCAGAGTGGAATTCTGAAAGAACTGCTTGTCAACGATGGCGATGTAGTAGCTGTTGGCGCTCCCATCGCCCGTATAGAAACTGAAGAATCGGTGGAGGTTGCGGCTTCCCCATCACCCAATGTATCTGATGCCGATCAAACCCCAAAAGGTATTGGCGATGTGGCTAATGTTTCGGCAGAAGAGCAGCCTACCGAAGTAACAGAATCGGCCCGCGAACTGGAAGCCAGCATTGCTTCAATGAGTAGCCGCCCGGCACTCCAGGAAAAAGCCATTGCTGCTTCTGAAACAATACAGGCCAGTCATCAGCCCGTATTCCACCATCGGTTCTATTCTCCGCTCGTGCTCAATATAGCCAAAGAAGAAGGTATTTCGCGCGAAGAACTAGATCGGCTTCCAGGCTCCGGAGCCGAAAATCGTGTAACAAAAAAAGACATTCTGGCATATCTGGCTGAACGGACCAATGGCACAAAGGGCATAGAACAAGGGGCTGAGAGTATAGCCGTTTCGCCTAATCCAACTCACATTTCCCCCACGCCCCACGAGCCTAGCCCCGAGCACCAACCCCCACGCTCGCTAAACGGACAGGCGGACATTATTCAGATGGATCGGATGCGCAAGATGATTGCGCAGCGGATGGTTGAGTCGAAACAGATTTCGCCCCACGTCAGCTCGTTTGTGGAGGCCGATATGACGCCCGTTGTGGAGTGGCGGACTCGTATCAAAGATCAGTTCAAGCAGCAAACAGGCGAAAATCTGACCTATACGCCTATTCTGATTGAAGCGGTCGTGAAAGCAATCAAAGACTTTCCGATGATCAATATATCGGTTGAGGGCGATACTATTCTGGTGAAGAGAGCGGTCAACATAGGTATGGCCGTTGCGCTACCGAATGGCAATCTGATTGTCCCCGTCATTCATAATGCCGATCAATATAACCTGGTTGGGCTTACCAAAAAAGTAAACGACCTGACCAAACGTGCCCGCGAAAACAAGCTAACCGCCGACGATCTGGCTGGTGGGACATACACCATATCGAACATCGGTACATTTGGCAATCTGATGGGCACACCAATCATTGTGCAACCGCAGGTAGCCATTATGGCTTTTGGCGCTATTGTGAAAAAACCGGCGGTTATTGAAACACCCCAGGGCGATTTCATCGGCATCCGTCAGTTGATGTTTCTATCGCACTCCTACGACCACCGGGTTGTCGATGGTTCATTGGGCGGGCAGTTTGTTCGTCGTGTAGCTGATTATTTAGAACAATATAAACCCGGATTTTAA